A part of Miscanthus floridulus cultivar M001 chromosome 6, ASM1932011v1, whole genome shotgun sequence genomic DNA contains:
- the LOC136461737 gene encoding histone H3.2, with protein MARTKQTARKSTGGKAPRKQLATKAARKSAPATGGVKKPHRFRPGTVALREIRKYQKSTELLIRKLPFQRLVREIAQDFKTDLRFQSSAVAALQEAAEAYLVGLFEDTNLCAIHAKRVTIMPKDIQLARRIRGERA; from the coding sequence atggcccgcacgaagcagacggcGCGAAAGTCGACGGGCGGCAAGGCGCCGCGGAAGCAGCTAGCCACCAAGGCGGCGCGCAAGTCGGCGCCAGCCACCGGCGGCGTGAAGAAGCCGCACCGGTTCCGCCCGGGCACGGTGGCGCTGCGTGAGATCCGCAAGTACCAGAAGAGCACGGAGCTGCTGATCCGGAAGCTCCCCTTCCAGCGCCTGGTGCGGGAGATCGCGCAGGACTTCAAGACGGACCTCCGGTTCCAGTCCTCGGCCGTGGCGGCGCTGCAGGAGGCCGCCGAGGCATACCTCGTGGGCCTCTTCGAGGACACCAACCTCTGCGCCATCCACGCCAAGCGCGTCACCATCATGCCCAAGGACATCCAGCTCGCGCGCCGCATCAGGGGCGAGAGGGCCTGA
- the LOC136457735 gene encoding carboxylesterase 15-like, which translates to MSSDTAPRVIEDYRGVIQLLSDGTVVRSDPAVLRPSDEHFPDVPGVQWEDVVYDAAHGLSLRVYRPAAATAGDAARAKKKLPVLMYFHSGGFCLGTFSQPNFHTGCLRLASELPAVVLSVDYRLGPEHRLPAAINDAAAALSWLRDQHATVVSVAGAHHHPWLAESADFTRVFVAGESSGANMSHHVAVRHGSGQLPLAPLRVARHVLLTPFFSGVQRTAAEASPPPAVSPSFTIEMADTMWRLSLPVGATRDHPVTNPFGPDSPALGTVVFPRVLVVSAGRDILHERVLRYAARLEEMDKPVEVAVLEGQEHAFFSRQPWGEGTNETIRVVKRFVYRENAATSAE; encoded by the coding sequence ATGTCCAGTGACACGGCACCACGCGTCATCGAGGACTACCGCGGCGTCATCCAGCTCCTCAGCGACGGCACCGTCGTCCGCTCCGACCCCGCCGTCCTCCGGCCGTCCGACGAGCACTTCCCTGACGTCCCGGGCGTCCAGTGGGAGGACGTCGTGTACGACGCCGCGCACGGCCTAAGCCTACGCGTGTACCGGCCGGCCGCGGCCACTGCCGGCGACGCCGCCAGGGCGAAGAAGAAGCTGCCGGTGCTCATGTACTTCCACAGCGGCGGCTTCTGCCTCGGGACGTTCTCGCAGCCCAACTTCCACACCGGGTGCCTCCGCCTCGCGTCGGAGCTGCCCGCCGTCGTGCTCTCCGTCGACTACCGCCTCGGCCCCGAGCACCGCCTCCCCGCCGCCATCAACGACGCCGCGGCCGCCCTGTCCTGGCTACGTGACCAGCACGCAACGGTCGTCAGCGTCGCGGGCGCCCATCACCATCCCTGGCTCGCCGAGTCGGCCGACTTCACCAGGGTGTTCGTGGCCGGAGAGTCCTCCGGCGCCAACATGTCCCACCACGTCGCGGTGAGGCACGGGTCCGGCCAGCTCCCGCTCGCCCCGCTGCGCGTCGCCAGGCACGTCCTGTTGACGCCGTTCTTCAGCGGGGTCCAGCGCACCGCGGCTGAGGCCTCGCCGCCGCCAGCCGTCTCGCCGTCGTTCACGATCGAGATGGCCGACACGATGTGGCGCCTGTCGCTCCCCGTGGGCGCGACCAGGGACCACCCCGTGACAAACCCGTTCGGCCCCGACAGCCCCGCGCTGGGCACCGTGGTGTTCCCGCGGGTCCTCGTGGTGTCCGCCGGCCGCGACATCCTCCACGAGCGCGTGCTGCGCTACGCGGCGAGGCTCGAGGAGATGGATAAGCCAGTGGAGGTCGCCGTCCTGGAGGGCCAGGAGCACGCCTTCTTCTCCCGCCAGCCGTGGGGCGAGGGGACCAACGAGACGATCCGAGTCGTGAAGCGCTTTGTTTACAGGGAGAACGCCGCTACTAGTGCGGAATAG